Below is a window of Bos indicus isolate NIAB-ARS_2022 breed Sahiwal x Tharparkar chromosome 19, NIAB-ARS_B.indTharparkar_mat_pri_1.0, whole genome shotgun sequence DNA.
GAGATCTAGGGGCTGAAACAGTGTCAGCAGTTGAGGCTCCACGTGGGCGTTGGCTGAGCAGCTCAAAATCACCAAGCTTTCGCTCCCGGCCCAGCCctctgctgggtgctggggacacaaTGGTGAGCAGAACCCTCTTCCAGTTCCCCAAGGGCTCAGAGTCCAGTGGGTAAACAGGCACACACGAATGACATCAAAATAATAGAAGTCTTAATTATACCAACTGACCATTACTGGGTGCTTACTGTGTAGTTGATGTTAATAATCACGCCTCCCTGTGAGGTCAAACCTATTATCACCCTTACTTTGTGGATGAGGAAACACTGGTCTGGCAGGTTAAGTCACTTGACCCCGGCCGCTCAGCTACTACACgatgcagcccagggcctgggcagGCAGACTGTGAAGGCAGCTGTGTGAAGGCCGTGGGAACACAGAGAGGAGAGAGCGTGGCAGGGACATGGTCGGTGTCTGCAGGTGTTTTGGGCTCTGATGACTAGGGTGTGTCTGTACATGCGTGCAAGTGTTTATGTGTTGCTCCTGGCATCCAGCAGATAGGGGCCAAGGTTGCTGGTAGACAGACTACTATGCACAGATATGGAACGAAAaggtatgaaagtgttagtccctcagtggtgtctgactctttgcaaccccagggactgtagcctgacaggctcctctgtccatgggcttctccagacaggaatagtGGAGtattgccattccttcctccaggggaatcttcccttcccagggatcgaacccaggtctcccacattgcaggcagattctttaccatctgaaccaccagggaagcccccagtgccCAAGGCAATAGTGGCGAGGCTGAGAACCCCTGGTGAGAGCGTCTGGAGGAGACGCTGTCAGGACAGGCTGGCTGGGCCCAGAAGTGGGAAGGTGGTTGCtggtttgactttttgtgaccccatggactacagcaccccaggctccatagagttctccaagcaagaatactggagtgggttgccatttctgtttcCACATCCTATacttaaaaaaaccaaaacaaaacattatttggctgtgccgggtcttagttgcagcatgtgagatctttagttgagacatatgggatctaattccctaaccagggatggaacccaggccccctgcactgggagcatgaagACTTAGCCATGGGACCACCAAGTAAGTCCCCAGGTGTCCTATACTTGATTTGACAAACTTAAAGCAGGGAAGACTCCAGCCCACAGTCCCTCCTGCCTGAGGGATGCTGCCTCTGGGAcaacccccagcccctcctcctcaccctgccCATCCTGTGGCCCTCTTCTCCTGTCCCCGTCTCCGGAGTGACCCCTGCCCCCCAGGCTTTGAGCTGGAGACTTGGCTCCTGTCTTgattgcctcctcctcctcttcatccttcCTCCAGAACCCTCCTTCTGCCCCTGCCCTCTGGTCCTCACCTCTCTCAGTGGCCACACTTACAGCTTCTGCCGGGCACCTGCCTCATCCTGGCCCTCCCCCTCTGATCCAGTAAATGACCTATTTGAAGCCAAACTCTGTGTCCTAATCTTATAATGACGGTTTTCAATCCTGCAGAGTGTTGtttgcttaaaaattaaaagagcaaaATATTAGAGAACACATAAAGGGATAGAGGACCTCCCTCACCTCCCAGGAGGAAAATGGGGCAACTGGGGGGTCAGGTAGGAAGaagactcccccaccccactgtatattttttgaattatgcAAACATATTACctgctcaaaaaataaattatttaaaaaagtacCAAGTTAGAGAACTACCTTTGGCTGCTGGTGGAGGTCTGAGAATGCTTAATGAATAAACAACTAAATGAGTGAGAGATCTGGGGAGGGACCccgatttattttaatttttatttatttgcttttggctgccctgggtcttcgctGTTGCTCTTGGGCTTTGTCTAGTCGTGGTGAGCGCCTCTCCGTTAAGGTGCTCAGGctcctcactgcggtggcttctcttgctgtggagcaccgGCTTTAGGCGCGTGGGCTCCAGTCGTTGGCACTAGAGGGCTGCAGAGTGTGGTGGGTCCCCCAGTTGTAGCTGAGAGGAGATGTCGAGAGTCTACCCAACACtcactttggccacttgaggaGCCTGAGTGTGGCTAAGAGATCTACGTTCTTAAGTCTGCCTGAGGGTTGTAGAAGGTAGTGATATCAAGAAGCTTCTGGAACTTTCTCTGGGTCTGGATGGGAGATCATCTTGGGCGAGGCCTGTAAATAATCCTTTGCAGCAGGACCGTCTGTAAGGTGTGGCCCTGTCCCCCTACACTTTGATGGGTGCATGTAATACACGCCGAACCCTGTGTccagtctctctcctcctcccaagCCCACCGTGTTCCCTCTCATTCTGGAAAGAACATCTAGATGGGAGGGAGAATTCCAGTGTATAGAAATAGCCTCAGAtctgggtttctttcttttttaatgtggaccatttttaaagtctttattgaatttgttacaattctGCCTCTGTTGGGAAGcagtggggtcttagctcccaaccagggatggaacacgaACCCGAACCCCCTCATTAGGAGGTGAAGTCtcagccctggaccaccagggaagtcccctcagatCTGTTCTTATTCTTGCAAAAAGGCAGGTCACACAGATTCCGGAAGCTTGTGCTGAGTCACAAACCACGTGTTACACGGTGGCCCCTGCGCCCAGTTCTCTGGTCTGGGCATGTGGCTGAGAACCTGGCCCTGGAGACCCCTGAGGTCAAGCTCGGAAGGGTTCAGGCCCCAGGCTGTTTCTGGCTCAAAGCATGATCAGCTGCTAGTCTGAGCAGAGGTGTAGAACTCAGGCCAGAAGGAAGGGCAAGAAGGAAGAGCAGATTGCTGAGTGCAGCTAACATTTCGTGAAGCAAAAAGCAATGCAGACAGGCTCGGCCTTTGGAGCAGAAGTGTGAGGAAGGAAAACAGTTAAAAACAGCAGTTAAAAACAGTCAcggacttcccttgtggtgccaatgcagggagcacgggctcgatccctggtccgggaagatcccatatgcccggggtcaactaagcccgtgtgtcacGACTCCCGAAGCCCGCACACCCTGGAGCCTGCGCTcgggaacaagagaagccaccctcGAGGAAGTCCGTGAGCAGCCGAGAAGTAATTAataattaagttaaaaacaaacaaaaaaaccaacaaaagccCAGTTGCTTTTTTCCAGTTATAGAACCGTGAAGCTCAAAGTACACTTCCAAGCCTTGGGCAGAGGCAGACTggcctctgaggaggccttggCAGATCCTGGCAACAGCTCCTTTGTGAACCAACTGttgggtccttttttttttaaatgattatattttactttttaaaaatttattttttatttttttatttgaccgTGCCGTGCAGCATTTAGGGATCCCTGACTGAGGACTGCACCCAtggcccctgccctgggagcctgcagccttaaccactggaccaccagggaagtcccctgctcgGCTCTTTGTGGCGCTCACAGTGACTGGCATTGGGTCGACCTTCACACCCTCCAGGATATAGACAGGCAGCgtcttcaataaaattagcaaAGTCTTCTGGCTTTTGGATAAAATATTGGAAGAGACTGAGGTTGGGTGTTAATTTGCATACATCTGCATGAGAAACACTTTGGTGCCTCTTTTATATTCAGAATGACTGCTCTTCTTGGAGtcagggagctgctgctgctgctagctACCAGCTTCAGAGACTCCCACGTGGGATCACGCCAAAGAGTCACCCCTAGGAAGAAGTTAACTCTTGGCCGCCACTGGGGCACCCTCACCCTGGGTGCCACCCTCAGGGACGATTCAGAAGATGGCCTTTCTTCTTCCCTAGACTCCCCTCACTGTGGTGGGCTCAGGATGCAAAGCAGTGTCATGAAGGTGCAGATGTTTCCACCATGAACACTCACGAAACAATTGCCATCAGATGCCCGGAGCTTTGCCTTCAATGCGTCCAGTCCTCCAGCAGCCCTCTCAGACTTGCTGGCCTCCCGCCCCAAATGCTTTGCAGCATCATGCCGAGTGGAtacagttgctttttttttttttttaaagattatttatttggttgcatcaggtcttaggggcttcccaagtggccctagtggtaaagaacctgcctgccagtgcaggagacaagagatgcgtGTTCCATCGctgagtcccctggaggagggcatggcgacccactccagtattcttgcctggagtatcccatgaacagaggagcttggcgggctatagtccatggggtcgcaaagagtcggtatGGACCAGTGAATCGACGTAGCATGCGCGCCTGCGCACGCGCGCCAGGTCTTGGCTGCGGCACCCAACCGCAGGATCTTTCTCGGGGCTCATTGGCTCTTCACTGCAGcgcgtgggcttctctagttgtgctgcggGACTCTTGAGtgtgcagactcagtagttgtggcacactgggcTTACCTGCCTccaggcatgtgggctcttagttccccaaccagggatcgaacccgcgtcccctgcatgggcaggcagattcttaaccactaaaccaccagggaagtcccaagatgcgGTCCTAGATCCCTGAGAGCTGATGGTCAAGGCTGATGAGCTGGGGGTGGAAGGCAGGAAGGCCTTGGAAAGGCAGGGTCTGGGGAAGGAGGGTCTTTTCGAGGCTCCAGAGGGCCAGCTTTGCTCGCCTGGGATGTGGACCCCGCCCCGCTTCTGGCTGCCTCCTCCAGGTATGCACGTCCTTCACTGCGGAGTACGCCAAGTATGGACACGTGAAGATGCACCACGGCTACACCAACGTGCTAGGCCTGGGGGACTCGAGCACGTGGAGGCTGCCTTGCCTCAACCGCTACATCTACATGTTCCTCGCTCCTCTCTTGATCCCCATCATAACCCCGCTCGTGGCTGTGGGTGAGTAAGCCAGGGCCGTGCCCTGCAAAGACCTGGTCCCCCccactcccttcccttcctccctctcatgGCTTCGTGGAGGCTTCATGAAGGAAGCGAGGAGCCCTGAGTTGAGACCAGACAGAAACCTTCTGAGACAGCCAAGCAGGGTGGAAAGAACTGTGGAGCTGGGGCCCAGTCTGACTTTGCCGCTTACTGGTGGGTGATGACTGCAGGCAGGTAACTTAACGTCTCTGAACTTCAGGTTCTCCCCTGCTCCTCAAGGATGGTGGGAAGGCATAATGAGGTTGTAGATGTAAAAGTGCTTTGTAAAGGCCTCACACTCTGTTGTACGTTATAATGTTTAGTCTCGTAGGAGCAATATTGTATGGTGGAAGGAGCAGGGGCTAAGGGCTCAAGCCCCATGCCACCACTTACTATTAATATCAGACTGACCTCAGGTTGCTTAATGCTCTGTTTTCTAttctaaaaatgggcaaaagaaaaaaaaaaaaggaattacttggtggtccagtggttaggacttggcactttcactgctggggcctgggtttgatccctggtcggggaactaagatcctgcaagccacacggTGCAGccaaagggggaaagaaaagcgAATGAACCGACTTTTCAGGGCTGTAACTACCTTGGCCACCTGAGTTTgcaccactcagccaccagggagcctGCTTATGTTGGATTGGAACCTTGCCAAACCCAACCCCCGCAATCTCTCACCCCTTCTGGCAGAGCGGCTGAGAGAAGTGGAGCTCAGGACGGCCCTGCGGACACTGGGCCTGATCTCCCTGGGCCTTTATTCTCAATACTGGCTGCTCCTGAATGTGTCTGGCTTCCAGAGCCCCAGCTCGGCCCTGGCCTGCATGCTCATCACCAGGTCCCTGCTGGCCCACCCTTATCTCCACGTCAACATCTTCCAGGTGAGGCCTCCCCTACCCTGAACACAGGGGAGGGCGGCATGGGGACCACCTGGCCGAAGGCTGGACTCTAGATTCTAGGGGGAGAGAGGTCACCAGGTGAAGTACCTCCCTACTCTTACCTTCTGCCCTTCTCCCTGTGGGTCATCACAGAGAGTTTTGGTCTCAGGTAAGGAGTTTACTTCCCTTCAACACTGGCTGCCATTCGAGCGCAGATGGGATTTATTAAGCAGCTTCTGTGCAAAGGTGGCaggagtggtaaagaacccacctgccaacgcaggagacgtaagagacctgggatggtccctgggttgggaagatgccctggaggggggcatggcaatctgtcctagtactcttgcctggagaatcccatggacagaggcgcctggtgcgctacagtccataggggtgcagagtcagacatgactgaagcgaccttgCACACACGTGTGCAAAGTTTACTTGATGAAGCTCCTTAGGGACACAGGTGAATAGGACCCCAGCTCCTAGCCTCAGGGCTCTTACTGTGATGAGCCCGAGGGAAGTGAAGCAAGGGCCACCACCGAGGTCCCAGCGGGCGTGTGTCTAGGTAAGACGCTGGAGATGGGAGGTCTTTGTGGGAGTCCGGCAGCTCAGCGCTCAGTTCTGGGGCCACTTCTGTGGGGACGGTCACCTCCCTGCTCCCTGGACCAGTGAGGATCCCAGCCTAGCACTTACCACCCGGCCTTAATGACTTAATCCCATGATGCAGTCCCACAGTTGTGATCCCTCCGCTTGTCTGGTGAGACCGTAAGTTCCCACTCACTTCCTCATCCTCTAGACTGAGGACAAGGCCTGGCAGAGGAGGCATTTCTTGAACCATGAGCAGGATTTTGATTGTTGAAAGGAGAGCAGAGAAGGGTCTCTTTGGGATGAAGCGAAGGCACAGGGATGTGAGGGACAGTGGGGGGCAGTCGTGGACTTAGAGGACCACAGGGCCAGAGGGGCACCCAGACTCCATTCATTGCGCTGACGGGGGGAGTGGTCAGGGATAGGCGAGGCTCAGCACAGGACACAGAACCTCAGCCTCCTCGTGCCTCTTCCGGGTCCTGCCAGAGCAGGAAGTGAGACGGACACAGGACCCACGGGGCCCCCGGGTGCCAGCTGAGGAtgccggggcggggtggggacacACGGGTCTTCCTGGCCCGGCCCCAGGGCCTGACCCTCGTGTCTGTCACAGCACATCGGGCTGCCCATGTTCTCCCCTGACAAGAAGCCGCGACGGATCCACATGATGAGCCTGGGGGTGCTGAACCTGCCCCGGCTGCCGGTGCTGGACTGGGCATTCGGCCACTCTCTCATCAGCTGCCACGTGGAACACCACCTCTTCCCCAGGCTCTCCGACAACATGTGCCTGAAGGTAGAcgagggtggggctggaggggctTGGATGAGGGAGCTGCCTGAGGGTGGAGGGGGAGTCCCCTTCAGGGCCCTCTGACCAACTGACCTGGCCAGAATTTCCCAGGAAGGGGCCGCTCAGGGAACAAGCAGCAGTGTGGCTTTTGATCAGAAACACTTGGGTTTCTGACCAGGCAGTGTGACTCTGGACAAGTTAACTgaatgtctctgagcctcagcttcctcatctgtaaaatgggactaagctgtgcttgggcttccctggtggctcagacagtaaagaacctgcttgcaatgcagaagaccctggttcaatccctgggttgggaagatcccctggagaagggaatggctactcactccagtattcttgtctggagaattccatggacagaggagcctggcgggctgcagcccatggagttgcaaagagtcagacacgacagagcaactaacaatttcaaGCAGTGCTTACGTTGACAGGTTTTGAAGATAATGGAGAAATGGACCTGAAATGTCAGGCACCTGTATGTGCTTGGTGAAAGGGAGAGATGGCGTTTATCCCCCTATGCTAAGGAGGACTGTCAGATAGTCAGGATCCCCCGAGAAGAATGCTGGGGATAAAACTCCCTTTCCCTTGCCTGCTGGAAATGTGGGAGTTCTCCCAGCCCCTCAGCTCCTCCCCAGCATCATGCAACAAAGTAGACAGGagttgggggctggggagaggaagggTCCCCATGAGGGTGGCCTATCTGCagcctctcctcctgcccacctTCTGCCAGGTGAAGCCTGTGGTGTCCCAGTTCCTCCACGAGAAGCAGCTGCCATACAACGAGGACTCCTACCTGGCTCGCTTCTGGCTGTTTCTCCAACGCTACGAGGAGTTCATGGTGCAGACCCCTCCCATCACAGAGCTGGTGGGGCTGCAGTGAGGGGTGGACCAGCCCAGCCACCCCGCTGTCCTTCCCGGGGCCCAACCCTGGCTCTCCTGCCTGTGCTGGCCACTGCTGGGGCTGGGAGGGCGCTGGCTCCCGCCCAGGGGCTGTGCTTCACTCCACCAGAGTGTGGAGGCGCAGGTAGACAGTGAGGTGGGGAGCTCACGCAGGGGGTTCCAGGGATCACCTGCCCTGCTTGCTTTTTTGAGTTTCAAGGAATAAAGGTGGCTGGGCATTCTGCTCAGTCTGGACCTCAGCCGACTCCATCTCAGGACTAAACAGCTGGATTCCTTCCTGCTTCCGCTCTGAGCCTCGGGAGGGCTAGAGGACAGGGGTAAGGAGAGGCCCTAGgttgggggcagggcaggaggggcaTGGAGAGAGAAGGGTCCACCTGCCCCCTGGCGAGGGCCTCCCTGGTGCCAGGGAGCAATGAACTTGGCCACTGCTTCTTCCTGTGCCGTTTGAGGTTCCGGCCCCAAAGGAGCCCTCTCCCCAGGGACCACAGGGAGCGGTTACCTTCGGCAGACTTTCCTAGTATCTCAGCCAGGAAGCCTGTGCAAGACCCTGGCGGCAGCTCCCGAGACTCACAGCACCTGTGAGCTCAAAGTGTGTGTTTTGTGGGGAAGGCTTCAGGTCAGATGAAAGTAGCAAGAGGGTAATAGCTTTGAGCAGGACCTTGGCTAGCTCTCCAAGTCGGCTTTGTTTGTGATGTTCCCAAGGGGTGGAAGAATTCTCAACTGGGAGAGGGAGAAAATGACGGGGAGGGTAGCTGAGGCTGGAGAGGGGTTATGGGAACAGGTGCTGGAGGTCAGATGGTcttggagaggagaggaaggagtggGAGAAGGATGGGGGTTCAGACACAAGAGCTGGGAGTCAAGGGCCACGCTTAGCTGTGAAAGGAATGTCTGCAGCCTGGGAGTGAGGCGGAGATGTAAGGGAGTGACCGATGCCAGCCGGAGGAAGAGGCTGGCTACTGGGGATGCCACTGAGATCCAGCCCAAAGCTGGCGGCCTGGAGAGAGAGCTGGGAGCAGCACTGCCTGGAGGCTGGATGAGAAAGTGGGAGGCAGGGCCAGGCTGGAGGCTGAGGGAGGGTCAGAGAAGGAGGCCGGGCCTCTGACACGAGGCCAGAGCAGTTAGTTTAGAACAGGGTTTCTTATTTCGGCACTGTGATGTTTTGGCCAGATAGTTCTTTGTCGTTGGGGGGCCTGtgctgtgcattgtaggatgttcagTCGCATCTCTAGCTTCTATCCA
It encodes the following:
- the FADS6 gene encoding fatty acid desaturase 6; translation: MEPAGGAPRDSARAEALLGELEARVQEVVRASSWWERHGVDCAILALSLLALPPGFLCLRSDSPLVFALGITILGVCHYTLTVKGSHLATHGALTESRGWSKVWTLFFVEVCTSFTAEYAKYGHVKMHHGYTNVLGLGDSSTWRLPCLNRYIYMFLAPLLIPIITPLVAVERLREVELRTALRTLGLISLGLYSQYWLLLNVSGFQSPSSALACMLITRSLLAHPYLHVNIFQHIGLPMFSPDKKPRRIHMMSLGVLNLPRLPVLDWAFGHSLISCHVEHHLFPRLSDNMCLKVKPVVSQFLHEKQLPYNEDSYLARFWLFLQRYEEFMVQTPPITELVGLQ